A window of the Microvirga terrae genome harbors these coding sequences:
- a CDS encoding FAD-dependent oxidoreductase → MAAIDPRNEQMFPKFGTTDIGRLRRFGEIRRHAAGEPLFVTGDVAPGMFVLITGSVRVAQWDPWGRLSPIVELGPGDFVAEVGQLSGQPALVDVHAIDDVEAQLIPPENLRALMIAEPALGDRIMRALILRRVVLIETGAGGPVLIGHETHPDVVRLQGFMARNGYPCQVLDPARDRDAATLIESYAPDTKDLPLAVCPKGTILKNPTERALAQALGMVPVDGPDRAYDVAIIGAGPAGLSTAVYAASEGLSVIVLDAVAFGGQAGESARIENYLGFPTGIPGRELTARAFVQAQKFGAQMVIPAEAVGLDCSQMPYGIQLADGRRVKGSTVVVASGARYRRPDIPRLEEFEGRGVWYWASPIEARLCRNEEVALVGGGNSAGQAAVFLRDFAAKVWILVRGPSLAESMSQYLIDRIAAADNIEVLTETEITALSGSPEGQLEHVWWRNRVSGAETEKPIRNVFIFIGADPATGWLKGCGVGLDANGFVRTGAALPATGMMEECGPRRRFALEAEVANVFAVGDVRAGSVKRVGAAIGEGAAAVAQIHIVLSNAPVPPPTTREQRARG, encoded by the coding sequence ATGGCAGCCATTGATCCCCGCAACGAGCAGATGTTTCCGAAATTTGGGACTACGGACATCGGCCGCCTGCGTCGCTTCGGCGAGATCCGACGCCATGCGGCAGGTGAGCCGCTCTTTGTCACCGGCGATGTTGCTCCGGGCATGTTCGTCCTCATCACCGGCTCGGTCAGGGTCGCCCAATGGGACCCTTGGGGGCGTCTGTCCCCGATTGTCGAGCTGGGACCCGGCGACTTCGTCGCCGAGGTGGGGCAGTTGTCAGGCCAGCCAGCGCTGGTCGATGTCCATGCCATTGACGATGTGGAGGCGCAGCTCATTCCGCCCGAAAACCTACGGGCCTTGATGATCGCCGAACCCGCACTGGGCGACAGGATCATGCGGGCGCTCATTCTCAGGCGCGTCGTGCTGATTGAGACGGGTGCAGGCGGCCCGGTCCTGATCGGTCATGAAACCCATCCCGACGTGGTCCGTCTGCAAGGCTTCATGGCCCGCAATGGCTATCCATGCCAGGTGCTCGATCCCGCCCGCGACCGTGACGCGGCGACGCTCATCGAGAGCTATGCGCCGGACACGAAGGATCTACCCCTCGCCGTGTGTCCCAAGGGGACAATTCTCAAGAACCCGACCGAGCGCGCTCTGGCGCAGGCGCTCGGCATGGTGCCCGTCGATGGGCCGGATCGAGCCTATGACGTTGCCATCATCGGAGCGGGGCCTGCTGGTCTCTCGACGGCAGTTTACGCCGCGTCGGAGGGGTTGTCGGTCATCGTCCTGGATGCCGTTGCTTTTGGCGGCCAAGCAGGCGAGAGCGCCCGGATCGAGAACTATCTTGGCTTTCCCACCGGCATCCCCGGCCGGGAGCTTACGGCGCGGGCTTTCGTCCAGGCGCAGAAATTTGGCGCCCAGATGGTGATCCCGGCCGAAGCCGTCGGCCTCGATTGCTCGCAAATGCCGTATGGGATACAACTCGCTGACGGCCGGCGAGTCAAAGGCTCCACGGTGGTTGTAGCCTCGGGCGCCCGTTATCGGCGGCCGGATATTCCTCGCCTGGAGGAGTTCGAGGGGCGCGGCGTGTGGTACTGGGCCTCACCCATTGAAGCGCGCCTGTGCCGGAACGAGGAGGTTGCCCTTGTGGGCGGCGGCAACTCTGCCGGGCAAGCGGCGGTGTTTCTGAGGGACTTTGCCGCGAAGGTGTGGATATTGGTCCGTGGGCCCAGTCTGGCCGAGAGCATGTCGCAATATCTGATCGACAGGATTGCGGCTGCGGACAACATCGAAGTGCTGACCGAAACCGAGATCACCGCCCTCTCGGGTTCGCCGGAGGGGCAGCTTGAGCACGTCTGGTGGCGCAACCGCGTTAGCGGCGCGGAGACGGAGAAGCCGATCCGCAACGTTTTCATCTTCATCGGCGCGGATCCCGCAACGGGCTGGCTCAAGGGCTGCGGCGTGGGCCTGGACGCCAACGGCTTTGTTCGCACAGGTGCGGCTCTACCGGCCACCGGCATGATGGAAGAATGCGGCCCAAGACGCCGCTTTGCGCTGGAAGCGGAAGTCGCCAATGTGTTCGCGGTCGGTGATGTTCGGGCGGGGTCAGTTAAGCGCGTCGGCGCGGCAATTGGTGAAGGCGCGGCGGCGGTAGCTCAGATCCACATCGTTCTCTCAAATGCACCTGTACCGCCGCCCACGACAAGGGAGCAGAGAGCGCGAGGCTGA
- a CDS encoding phosphate-starvation-inducible PsiE family protein: MGTGRPARAMDRALRETREAWPILSTYERFEQVVSLVLTSLIGLVIAAAMIHLGFRILMLLLSGLLDPAETGVFQGVFGMIFTVLIALEFNHSIISILHRKESIVQVRTVVLIALLALVRKFIILDASKTDPLTIVGLAAAILALGSVHWLVRDQDRKDATEQDQARGIAD, from the coding sequence ATGGGAACCGGCCGGCCCGCGAGGGCCATGGACCGCGCCCTTCGCGAGACCCGTGAGGCTTGGCCCATCCTGAGCACCTACGAGCGTTTCGAGCAGGTCGTCTCGCTGGTGCTAACCAGCCTTATCGGGCTGGTGATCGCGGCCGCAATGATCCACCTGGGCTTCCGCATCCTCATGCTGCTGCTATCTGGGCTTCTCGACCCGGCGGAGACGGGCGTGTTCCAGGGGGTCTTTGGCATGATCTTCACGGTGCTGATTGCCCTGGAGTTCAACCATTCGATCATCAGCATCCTTCACCGCAAGGAAAGCATCGTGCAGGTGCGCACAGTGGTGCTGATTGCCCTGCTGGCGCTGGTGCGTAAATTCATCATCCTGGATGCGAGCAAGACCGACCCGCTCACCATCGTCGGGCTGGCCGCGGCTATCCTGGCACTCGGCTCGGTCCATTGGCTCGTGCGCGACCAGGACAGGAAGGATGCCACCGAGCAGGATCAGGCCCGAGGGATTGCCGACTAG